The region ATAACGTTTTTACACACTATTGATACACATAAAGGGATTCAAACCATGATAAAACCACACACTGTGTTTGGCACATCAGCAACCTTAATCACTCTCGCCTGCTCTTTTGCGGTAAACGCGGCGCCAAGCAAAGCCGATGATTTATTGAACGCGACTTTGTGGATGCAAAATTCCGTTGAGTACAAAGCCAACGTCCGCGGCATGTATGCCTTAGCGCAAATGCGCCTAGATGAAGCGTTAAAAGACAAAAATTGGACTGCACTGCCAACCATGCAAAAAAGCGGTTTTGGTATGTTGCCACCAGCAATCATCGTCGACTGCGATGAAACCATGTTAGACAACAATGTCTATGAAGCGTACCTGATTAAATCGGGTCAAGGTTACAGCTCGAAAACATGGTCTCAATATGTCCAAGACAAGGTCACTGAAGCCATGCCTGGCGCAGTGGATTTTGCCAAATATGCTGCAAGCAAAGGCGTTAAAATTTTCTACATTACTAACCGTAAAAAAGAGAGCGAACAAGCCACACTCGACAATATGAAAGCGCTCGGTTTCCCAATGGACAGTCAAGTCGATGTGCTCCTCACCA is a window of Vibrio porteresiae DSM 19223 DNA encoding:
- a CDS encoding 5'-nucleotidase, lipoprotein e(P4) family, with amino-acid sequence MIKPHTVFGTSATLITLACSFAVNAAPSKADDLLNATLWMQNSVEYKANVRGMYALAQMRLDEALKDKNWTALPTMQKSGFGMLPPAIIVDCDETMLDNNVYEAYLIKSGQGYSSKTWSQYVQDKVTEAMPGAVDFAKYAASKGVKIFYITNRKKESEQATLDNMKALGFPMDSQVDVLLTKGEKKEWTSDKATRDQYVANHYRVVLMLGDNLGDFTSPAGSPAQRLTTYQTNMAHWGKDWIMLPNPEYGSFESATFGNDYSLSPEKRRELKISALKAWEPKK